A single region of the Triticum dicoccoides isolate Atlit2015 ecotype Zavitan chromosome 2B, WEW_v2.0, whole genome shotgun sequence genome encodes:
- the LOC119362697 gene encoding 30 kDa ribonucleoprotein, chloroplastic-like — protein MGPARDVVDISSDEEESFRRLSTGPLGWVSKLFDRVVVIGDSPEPPQKKGGSDGVGETDGGDEDCVVLDGDPDWPVAVARDMGAASDELEIVAVKGQIACRDFPHARHSCSEFPFSTTLYVKHCSKCYCFVCDAPAPCKNWDKGLLNDHHCHATDKETKWKTLRQLSKLNNLAASYPERHLNARHQEYTLTEEYTSEDDGEYFEPDEEATVYVGNLPYYTESEYLAQLFKYAGTVESSEIIYNKETGQSRGFGFITMSTVEQAEKAVEIFHGSELDGRLMTVNKAGASRTARAEERRSPRRSGSSTSVKIYVGHLPYEVDDSRLKRLFSRYGDVVDAEVIYDYGGAGWRSRGFGFITMATR, from the exons ATGGGGCCGGCTCGCGATGTGGTGGacatcagctccgacgaggaggagagCTTCCGCAGGCTTTCCACTGGGCCGCTCGGGTGGGTCTCCAAACTTTTCGACCGCGTCGTGGTCATCGGCGACTCGCCCGAGCCACCGCAGAAGAAGGGCGGGTCCGACGGCGTCGGCGAGACTGACGGAGGAGATGAAGACTGCGTGGTCCTCGACGGCGACCCCGACTGGCCCGTCGCCGTTGCGCGTGACATGGGCGCTGCCTCGGATGAGCTGGAGATTGTCGCGGTGAAAGGCCAG ATAGCATGCAGGGACTTCCCTCACGCGCGACATTCATGTTCCGAATTTCCCTTCAGCACTACTTTGTACGTGAAACATTGCAGCAAG TGCTACTGTTTTGTTTGTGATGCTCCAGCTCCATGCAAGAATTGGGATAAAGGTCTCTTGAATGATCATCATTGTCATGCTACGGACAAGGAAACAAAGTGGAAAACTCTGAGGCAGCTGTCCAAGTTAAATAATCTGGCAGCATCTTATCCAGAAAGACACTTGAATGCTCGTCACCAGGAGTACACATTGACAGAGGAGTACACATCGGAGGACGATGGGGAGTACTTCGAGCCCGATGAGGAGGCCACGGTGTATGTCGGGAACCTGCCCTATTACACTGAGAGTGAGtaccttgcccagctcttcaagtaTGCTGGAACCGTCGAGTCCTCAGAG ATCATTTACAACAAGGAAACAGGCCAGAGCCGTGGGTTCGGATTCATCACGATGAGTACCGTTGAGCAGGCTGAGAAGGCTGTGGAGATATTCCATGGCAGT GAGCTGGATGGCAGGCTTATGACTGTGAACAAGGCAGGTGCTTCTAGAACTGCCCGGGCAGAAGAAAGACGTTCGCCCCGCCGATCCGGGTCTTCCACGTCCGTCAAAATCTACGTGGGTCATCTGCCCTACGAAGTGGACGACTCTCGGCTAAAGCGGCTATTCAGCAGGTACGGTGATGTGGTCGATGCCGAAGTCATCTACGACTACGGAGGAGCGGGTTGGCGCTCCCGGGGCTTTGGTTTCATCACCATGGCAACGCGGTAG